The DNA window CGATTAAGCTGAGCCTTCGTCGCTTCATCGAGATCTGAGCCGAACTGTGCAAACGCGGCCAGTTCACGGAACTGCGCGAGATCGAGACGGAGACCGCCGGCGACTTTCTTCATCGCCTTGGTCTGTGCATTACCACCGACACGCGATACCGAGATACCGACGTTGATTGCAGGACGTATACCGGAATAGAACAGGTCAGACTCAAGGAATATCTGCCCGTCAGTAATCGAAATCACGTTAGTCGGAATGTATGCCGTTACGTCGCCTGCCTGAGTTTCGATAATCGGCAATGCCGTTAGCGAACCACCACCCAGCTCGTCATTCAGTTTAGCAGCTCTTTCGAGCAAGCGCGAATGCAGATAGAAAACATCTCCCGGAAATGCCTCACGTCCCGGCGGGCGTCTCAGCAATAGCGAGAGCTGTCGATATGCCGTAGCGTGCTTAGAAAGGTCATCGTATATACAGACGACGTGGCGTTTCGTATGAAGAAACTCTTCGCCGATTGCTACCCCGGCATAGGGCGCAATAAACTGCAGCGGTGCGGGGTCGGTTGCGCTGGCAGCAACTACTGTCGTGTACTCCATCGCGCCATGCTTGCGTAGCGTTTCCACTACCTGTGCCACCGTCGACGATTTCTGACCGATAGCGACGTAGATGCAGAACACGTCGGTGTTCTTCTGATTGATAATCGTATCAATCGCAAGAGCCGTCTTGCCTGTCTGACGGTCGCCGATAATGAGCTCGCGCTGTCCTCGACCAATCGGAATCATCGAATCGACAGCCTTCAGACCGGTATGAAGAGGCTCCTTCACCGGCTGGCGCTGCACCACGTTCGGCGCGATTGTCTCGATATTGCGAAATTTATCAGTTGCTATCGGACCAGCGCCGTCGATCGGCTGACCGAGCGGATTGACAACTCTGCCGACCATTGCGTCGCCGACCGGCACAGATGCAATTCGACCTGTCCTGCGGACTGTGTCGCCTTCTTTGATGCCTGTGTCCGAACCGAAGATCACAACACCAACATTGTCTTCTTCGAGGTTGAGAATCATGCCCATTATGTCTCCGGGGAACGTCACAAGCTCCGACATCATCGCATCTTCGAGTCCCCAAACTCGGGCAATACCGTCACCCACTTGCAAGACAGTGCCGACAGACTCAAGCTCGAGCTTGGTCTCGTACTTGGCAATCTCCTGCTTTATTATAGAACTGACTTCTTCAGGTTTTAAGGCCATCTGAAACTCCGTATCTTTAAACGAATCTTTTTTCCGAGCCTGTGTACGCCGAATCCGCGCCTAATGCACCTTCAATGCCTGGAGTTGATCCCTCAAAACACTGAGGCGATACCTGATTGACATATCGATTATCTTGTCTCCAAGGAATACAACCACGCCGCCTATGATCGACGGATCGACCGCCGTCCGTAGCATGATTCTCTTTCGCGTCTTGGATTCAAGTTTCCGAGCGAGAGTCTCTTTCTGCTTCTCATCCATGGGAACAGCCGTCACAACCTTAGTTTTGACATATCCTCTGTACTCGAGAACAAGATTCTCGAATGCCTCAGCGATGTCGCGCAGGTAAGGGTTACGCCTTTTGGTGACCACGTGCATCAGAAACTCTTCAAATTCTCTCGAGACTTTGCCGGAGAACACATTTCGCATTACAGCGAACTTATCATGATCCCTGACCTGGGGTGCTGCAAGAAAGCGCAGCAGAGATTTGTCGGCGCTGAGCAGATTATCGAGATCACGCATCTCCTCAGCCAGTCTGTCAATCAAATTCTTTTCAAGCGCAAGAAGAAACAACCCATGCGCGTACCGTTTGGCAACTTCAGCAGCAATCATTAAATCTTCTCGACCTCGTTAATGAACCCTTCGATCATCTGACGATGCTTCGCTTCGTCAAGCTTCTCATTGATCATCTTCTCAGTAGCTGAGAGTGTCATCCTGACGATATCGAGCTTAAGCTGAATCTTCGCCTTGTCGACATCGCGGGAGAGCTCTTCCTTGGCTCTTTCGATCAACTCGCGAGCTTCGTTACGGGCGGTATCCTTGATTTCGGCAGCCACATTCTGGCCGTCGCGGATAGCCTCCTGAATCTTCGCGCGAGCATCGACCTCGGCTTCTTTCATGCGCTGTTCGTAGTCGACGCGCAACTTCTCAGCCTTCTTGAGCTCGTCAGATGCCTTATCAAAGTCGCCCTGAATCTTCTCGCGGCGTTCATCGATCATGCCGAGGAGAGGCTTCCAGGCGTATTTCTTCAGAATCAAAAGGGCGATGACAAAACCGATAATATGGGTCAGTATCTGTTGCCACTCAATGCTAATCACAACAGACTCCTGTTAAGCGTAAGACAGTTTAGTTCCACAATGGGCGGGCATATCGTCCGCCCATGTGCAAAACCTGTTATTAGCCGATCTTGCCCGATAGAACGAAAAATCCGACTAGCGAGTAAATCGTGAGCGCCTCGATCAGAGCGGCACCGATAATCATGCCGAGCTGAATCTTACCAGCCGCTTCAGGCTGACGCCCCATGGCTTCCATCGCTGAGCCGACCGCACGGCCGAGACCCAAACCGGAACCGATAGCCGCAAGTGCCAGACCGATCGGCAACGAGAAACCTAATGCTGTTTGAACGTCCATGAGTCCTCCAAAAGAGTTAATTCAATCAATGTTCTTCTGATTCATGATGTTCGTGTGGCAGCATGAGTGAGAAATACACAGCCGCCAGAAGACTGAACACCAAAGCCTGTATTGTCGATGTTAATAATGCCAGGAATATGAACGGTACATGAAGCGGCAATCCGACCGGCGAATGGATAACCGCCATTATCATAACGCCCAGCCCCACAAACGCCGCAATCAGAACATCCTCCCCGGTGATGTTGCCGAAAAGACGAAGCGCCAGTGAAAACGGTTTTGCAAGCTCGCCGATAATATGAATCGGCAGGTTGATCGGCACGAGAACCCACGAATAGACGTCTCTCGGTTCGCCCATCAGATGGAAGCACCACTTCCCG is part of the Candidatus Zixiibacteriota bacterium genome and encodes:
- the atpA gene encoding F0F1 ATP synthase subunit alpha, which gives rise to MALKPEEVSSIIKQEIAKYETKLELESVGTVLQVGDGIARVWGLEDAMMSELVTFPGDIMGMILNLEEDNVGVVIFGSDTGIKEGDTVRRTGRIASVPVGDAMVGRVVNPLGQPIDGAGPIATDKFRNIETIAPNVVQRQPVKEPLHTGLKAVDSMIPIGRGQRELIIGDRQTGKTALAIDTIINQKNTDVFCIYVAIGQKSSTVAQVVETLRKHGAMEYTTVVAASATDPAPLQFIAPYAGVAIGEEFLHTKRHVVCIYDDLSKHATAYRQLSLLLRRPPGREAFPGDVFYLHSRLLERAAKLNDELGGGSLTALPIIETQAGDVTAYIPTNVISITDGQIFLESDLFYSGIRPAINVGISVSRVGGNAQTKAMKKVAGGLRLDLAQFRELAAFAQFGSDLDEATKAQLNRGARMVEILKQGQYVPMLQERQVIIIWAGSEGFLDKIPVPDLARYETELFEFMDKDYPDISHTIAKENVISDDTQAKMKKALEEFNSKFKITE
- the atpH gene encoding ATP synthase F1 subunit delta; this encodes MIAAEVAKRYAHGLFLLALEKNLIDRLAEEMRDLDNLLSADKSLLRFLAAPQVRDHDKFAVMRNVFSGKVSREFEEFLMHVVTKRRNPYLRDIAEAFENLVLEYRGYVKTKVVTAVPMDEKQKETLARKLESKTRKRIMLRTAVDPSIIGGVVVFLGDKIIDMSIRYRLSVLRDQLQALKVH
- the atpF gene encoding F0F1 ATP synthase subunit B; amino-acid sequence: MISIEWQQILTHIIGFVIALLILKKYAWKPLLGMIDERREKIQGDFDKASDELKKAEKLRVDYEQRMKEAEVDARAKIQEAIRDGQNVAAEIKDTARNEARELIERAKEELSRDVDKAKIQLKLDIVRMTLSATEKMINEKLDEAKHRQMIEGFINEVEKI
- the atpE gene encoding ATP synthase F0 subunit C; protein product: MDVQTALGFSLPIGLALAAIGSGLGLGRAVGSAMEAMGRQPEAAGKIQLGMIIGAALIEALTIYSLVGFFVLSGKIG